The following proteins come from a genomic window of Phycodurus eques isolate BA_2022a chromosome 9, UOR_Pequ_1.1, whole genome shotgun sequence:
- the smtnl1 gene encoding smoothelin-like 1 isoform X1 yields MDRDAVNQETPESSEGTSQADSSDSKQTDERQLVHSNDPEGGTPEACAAEGQGLTAEVGKDPPPQVRSEEAADTHPLRTTASKSAECDIEGNEQDHQKDPEEKEKGEDREELKNGDLGVVKGESKDIVEEKVSENKSVDKNPKKVEEEKKQVKDQMKDKEAVKEGEKQGKAKRNPRATPHAPSRPRPSARSARASKKSDIIAKFQQGAPETPIPRNFKIQKSSTASATGASIKQRMLQWCRSKTQHYQGVNIENFSSSWCDGMAFCALIHRFFPEAFDYSTLKGTEREKNFTLAFQTADFHPSRYLQYPSCHLSSTSLADCWPLLEVSDMLMMGNNPDPMCVFTYVQSLCHSLSKLEKEEKAKEGNKKDEDAAKELSADKDEAEPAQSGPLIRGQEEKGSDSSEATGKEEETPKSCETEGDGRVFVEAES; encoded by the exons ATGGATAGAGACGCAGTGAACCAGGAGACACCGGAGTCTTCAGAGGGGACAAGCCAGGCTGACTCAAGCGACAGCAAGCAG ACAGATGAACGGCAGCTTGTGCACAGTAACGACCCAGAAGGCGGGACTCCAGAGGCATGCGCGGCTGAAGGTCAGGGGCTAACGGCTGAGGTGGGGAAGGATCCACCGCCACAAGTGAGGAGTGAGGAGGCTGCGGACACACACCCACTCCGGACAACTGCTTCAAAGTCAGCTGAATGTGACATAGAAGGCAATGAACAAGACCACCAGAAGGATcctgaagagaaagagaaggggGAAGATAGGGAAGAGCTCAAAAATGGAGATCTAGGTGTGGTGAAGGGTGAGAGCAAAGATATAGTTGAAGAAAAGGtaagtgaaaacaaaagtgttgatAAAAACCCTAAaaaggtggaggaggagaaaaaacaaGTTAAAGATCAAATGAAAGATAAAGAAGCGGTAAAAGAGGGAGAAAAACAAGGGAAGGCCAAAAGAAACCCAAGAGCAACACCTCACGCTCCATCCCGTCCGAGGCCCTCGGCTCGCTCTGCCCGAGCATCTAAAAAGAGCGACATCATCGCCAAGTTCCAACAGGGTGCACCAGA GACGCCGATCCCACGCAacttcaaaattcaaaagtcaTCCACTGCTTCGGCCACAGGGGCCTCCATCAAACAGAGGATGCTGCAGTGGTGCCGCAGCAAAACTCAACACTATCAG GGCGTCAACATAGAAAACTTCTCCTCGTCTTGGTGTGACGGGATGGCTTTCTGTGCGTTGATCCATCGCTTCTTCCCCGAGGCTTTCGACTACAGCACCTTAAAAGGCACTGAAAGGGAAAAGAACTTCACACTGGCCTTCCAAACTGCAGA CTTTCATCCATCCAGATATCTACAGTATCCATCCTGCCATCTATCATCTAC GTCACTGGCCGACTGCTGGCCACTGCTGGAAGTGTCTGACATGCTCATGATGGGCAACAACCCGGACCCCATGTGTGTGTTCACCTATGTCCAGTCCTTGTGTCACAGTCTCTCCAAACTTGAGAAAGAGGAGAAGGCCAAAGAGGGCAATAAGAAGGATGAGGATGCCGCTAAAGAGCTGTCAGCGGACAAGGATGAGGCCGAGCCTGCTCAGAGCGGGCCACTGATACGTGGCCAGGAGGAGAAAGGTAGCGACAGCTCAGAAGCAACTGGAAAGGAAGAAGAGACCCCAAAGAGCTGCGAAACGGAGGGAGATGGAAGAGTTTTTGTGGAGGCAGAGTCCTAG
- the smtnl1 gene encoding smoothelin-like 1 isoform X2, whose amino-acid sequence MDRDAVNQETPESSEGTSQADSSDSKQTDERQLVHSNDPEGGTPEACAAEGQGLTAEVGKDPPPQVRSEEAADTHPLRTTASKSAECDIEGNEQDHQKDPEEKEKGEDREELKNGDLGVVKGESKDIVEEKVSENKSVDKNPKKVEEEKKQVKDQMKDKEAVKEGEKQGKAKRNPRATPHAPSRPRPSARSARASKKSDIIAKFQQGAPETPIPRNFKIQKSSTASATGASIKQRMLQWCRSKTQHYQGVNIENFSSSWCDGMAFCALIHRFFPEAFDYSTLKGTEREKNFTLAFQTAESLADCWPLLEVSDMLMMGNNPDPMCVFTYVQSLCHSLSKLEKEEKAKEGNKKDEDAAKELSADKDEAEPAQSGPLIRGQEEKGSDSSEATGKEEETPKSCETEGDGRVFVEAES is encoded by the exons ATGGATAGAGACGCAGTGAACCAGGAGACACCGGAGTCTTCAGAGGGGACAAGCCAGGCTGACTCAAGCGACAGCAAGCAG ACAGATGAACGGCAGCTTGTGCACAGTAACGACCCAGAAGGCGGGACTCCAGAGGCATGCGCGGCTGAAGGTCAGGGGCTAACGGCTGAGGTGGGGAAGGATCCACCGCCACAAGTGAGGAGTGAGGAGGCTGCGGACACACACCCACTCCGGACAACTGCTTCAAAGTCAGCTGAATGTGACATAGAAGGCAATGAACAAGACCACCAGAAGGATcctgaagagaaagagaaggggGAAGATAGGGAAGAGCTCAAAAATGGAGATCTAGGTGTGGTGAAGGGTGAGAGCAAAGATATAGTTGAAGAAAAGGtaagtgaaaacaaaagtgttgatAAAAACCCTAAaaaggtggaggaggagaaaaaacaaGTTAAAGATCAAATGAAAGATAAAGAAGCGGTAAAAGAGGGAGAAAAACAAGGGAAGGCCAAAAGAAACCCAAGAGCAACACCTCACGCTCCATCCCGTCCGAGGCCCTCGGCTCGCTCTGCCCGAGCATCTAAAAAGAGCGACATCATCGCCAAGTTCCAACAGGGTGCACCAGA GACGCCGATCCCACGCAacttcaaaattcaaaagtcaTCCACTGCTTCGGCCACAGGGGCCTCCATCAAACAGAGGATGCTGCAGTGGTGCCGCAGCAAAACTCAACACTATCAG GGCGTCAACATAGAAAACTTCTCCTCGTCTTGGTGTGACGGGATGGCTTTCTGTGCGTTGATCCATCGCTTCTTCCCCGAGGCTTTCGACTACAGCACCTTAAAAGGCACTGAAAGGGAAAAGAACTTCACACTGGCCTTCCAAACTGCAGA GTCACTGGCCGACTGCTGGCCACTGCTGGAAGTGTCTGACATGCTCATGATGGGCAACAACCCGGACCCCATGTGTGTGTTCACCTATGTCCAGTCCTTGTGTCACAGTCTCTCCAAACTTGAGAAAGAGGAGAAGGCCAAAGAGGGCAATAAGAAGGATGAGGATGCCGCTAAAGAGCTGTCAGCGGACAAGGATGAGGCCGAGCCTGCTCAGAGCGGGCCACTGATACGTGGCCAGGAGGAGAAAGGTAGCGACAGCTCAGAAGCAACTGGAAAGGAAGAAGAGACCCCAAAGAGCTGCGAAACGGAGGGAGATGGAAGAGTTTTTGTGGAGGCAGAGTCCTAG
- the smtnl1 gene encoding smoothelin-like 1 isoform X3, translated as MDRDAVNQETPESSEGTSQADSSDSKQTDERQLVHSNDPEGGTPEACAAEGQGLTAEVGKDPPPQVRSEEAADTHPLRTTASKSAECDIEGNEQDHQKDPEEKEKGEDREELKNGDLGVVKGESKDIVEEKVSENKSVDKNPKKVEEEKKQVKDQMKDKEAVKEGEKQGKAKRNPRATPHAPSRPRPSARSARASKKSDIIAKFQQGAPETPIPRNFKIQKSSTASATGASIKQRMLQWCRSKTQHYQGVNIENFSSSWCDGMAFCALIHRFFPEAFDYSTLKGTEREKNFTLAFQTADFHPSRYLQYPSCHLSSTYSSTSIHPQHPLSIIIYN; from the exons ATGGATAGAGACGCAGTGAACCAGGAGACACCGGAGTCTTCAGAGGGGACAAGCCAGGCTGACTCAAGCGACAGCAAGCAG ACAGATGAACGGCAGCTTGTGCACAGTAACGACCCAGAAGGCGGGACTCCAGAGGCATGCGCGGCTGAAGGTCAGGGGCTAACGGCTGAGGTGGGGAAGGATCCACCGCCACAAGTGAGGAGTGAGGAGGCTGCGGACACACACCCACTCCGGACAACTGCTTCAAAGTCAGCTGAATGTGACATAGAAGGCAATGAACAAGACCACCAGAAGGATcctgaagagaaagagaaggggGAAGATAGGGAAGAGCTCAAAAATGGAGATCTAGGTGTGGTGAAGGGTGAGAGCAAAGATATAGTTGAAGAAAAGGtaagtgaaaacaaaagtgttgatAAAAACCCTAAaaaggtggaggaggagaaaaaacaaGTTAAAGATCAAATGAAAGATAAAGAAGCGGTAAAAGAGGGAGAAAAACAAGGGAAGGCCAAAAGAAACCCAAGAGCAACACCTCACGCTCCATCCCGTCCGAGGCCCTCGGCTCGCTCTGCCCGAGCATCTAAAAAGAGCGACATCATCGCCAAGTTCCAACAGGGTGCACCAGA GACGCCGATCCCACGCAacttcaaaattcaaaagtcaTCCACTGCTTCGGCCACAGGGGCCTCCATCAAACAGAGGATGCTGCAGTGGTGCCGCAGCAAAACTCAACACTATCAG GGCGTCAACATAGAAAACTTCTCCTCGTCTTGGTGTGACGGGATGGCTTTCTGTGCGTTGATCCATCGCTTCTTCCCCGAGGCTTTCGACTACAGCACCTTAAAAGGCACTGAAAGGGAAAAGAACTTCACACTGGCCTTCCAAACTGCAGA CTTTCATCCATCCAGATATCTACAGTATCCATCCTGCCATCTATCATCTACGTATTcctcaacatccatccatccacaacACCCATTATCTATCATTATCTATAATTGA